tgttttcctttcttttattttgttttaggTCAATAGCCCTATCCATAGAGCAGGTATTGTTTGCCAATGGTTTTCTGAGCAACTGATCACTGAGCTACTGGACAGGCCGTCAAAGGGATGTGACATGAATCCCATTGAAAACTGCTAGGGACTGATGGTGAACACATGGGAGCAGGGCCAGGAGAGGAATTGGTGCTGGATTGTGCAACATATGCAGGAGATGCTGTAAGTACTCTACTGCATTTTACTTGTCAGCTGAAACATACGTAACACACTGACAGAAGAAAAAACTCGGAACTTCTTTTCCATCATACATTACATTAGGAGCGTGTGTGAACCTCATGCAGTGTAGGGGCTCCTTGTAGGTTGGGCAACATTACAGTTATCGTACATTTGGCAGAGATTTTTCACCGTTACCAGACCAGTACCCATTCCCCACGTGTTGGATCTCCATGAATTTCTATGGTAGACTGCACGAGTAtaagcatatatgtacatatatatatgttatgtgagtggatacatctttcttcatctgtttcctggcactaccttgctaatgccagaaacagtgatcaagtatgaaaaaaataaaaaaataaaaagtaattattctcacaataataatgacaataataataatatttattcatctatcatatgtaatcactgtttcctgcatccgCGAGATAGCActatggaacagatgaagaatggcccatccactcgcatacacatatatttatttatttatttattcatttgtttatatgaCTTGGGCGCTGTcgcccgcattagcaaggtagcgcaatgatacagacaaaagaatggcccaacccatccacatacacatgtatatacatgcattcacctccctaacaaccccatccataaacaaattaaacaaccatggacacatcacacacccctgccgcaaacctacattcactgagaaccaatcactttcctctcttcctacacgtacacatgccttacatcctcgataaaaacttttcactgcttctaacaactcgcctcccacaccatatattcttaataccttccacagagcatctctatcaactctatcatatgccttctccagatccataaatgctacatacaaatccatttgcttttctaagtatttctcacatacattcttcaaagcaaacacctgatccacacatcctctaccatttctgaaaccacactgctcttccccaatctgatgctctgtacatgccttcaccctctcaatcaataccctcccatataatttaccaggaatactcaacaaacttatacctctgtaatttgagcactcactcttatcccctttgcctttgtacaatggcactatgcacgcattccgccaatcctcaggcacctcaccgtgagtcatacatacattaaataaccttaccaaccagtcaacaatacagtcaccccctttttttaatatatatatatatatatatatatatatatatatatatatatatatatatatatatatatatattactccaaGCTCTATGGGATGCACCACCTGCAAACAATCTCTCAGTAGATTCATGTTCTATGTGCTGAAAAGTAGTCTTACAAAAATTCCATTCTTAATTATTCAGAGCTTTTAATCATTTTCATCCATGCTTCTACCCTTGGATACAGACCTCCACCTCTTttttataataacaataaaagaagCTGATATGCATCTCATCTCTTCACAACCTAGACGTTTAGCATACTACTATCTGCTACACTTCCTTCAAAGTGTATCCCTATAAAGTTTCTCTTATGCATCTTTATTCTATCCGTTCTATTTTtttctataacacacacacacaaaccttctgTCACATTTTCCACATTTATGCTTCACAAAATACTTATCCCTTGCACTTAAACACTTCCAAAGTCATCAATACTGGTCATAACTCAAAATCActtttaaattatcattatttataacaattagtcactgtctcctgtttTATCAAGgcagcatacatacacagacataaacatatataaacatgtacatattcatacttgcttccttcatccattcccatcgccaccccgccacacatgaaaaacagcccccccctccccccatgcccacaaggtagcgctaggaaaagacaacaaaggccacattcgtgaaaagtttttatcaaggatgtaaggcattggtacgagtaggaagagaggaaaatgactggttcccagttaatattggtttgtggcaggggtgcgtgatgtctccagggttgttaatttgtttatggatggggtggtttgggaggtgaatgcaagagttttggagatcgacaagtatgcagtctgttgaggatgagagggcttagggaagtgagttagttgttgttcgctgatgatacagcactgatggctgattcaggtaagaaactgcagaagttggtgacagtttggtcaagtgtgtgaaagaagaaagctgcaagtaaatgtgaataagagcaaggtaattaggttcagtaggatttagcagcggatggaaccaaggaagcgaaagtaagtcacagggtggggaagggggcatatgtcctgggagcattgaagaatgtgtggaaggtgagaacgttatctctgagagcaaaaatgggtatgtttgaaggaatagtggttccaacaatgttatatggttgcgaggcatgggctacagatagggttgtgaggagggggggaagtgttggaaatgaaatgtttggggacaatatgtggtgtgaggtggtttgatcaagtaagcagtgTAAGAGtaaagatgtgtagtaataaaaagagtgtagttgagaaagcagaagagggtgtattaaaatggtttggtcacatggagagaatgagtacagaaagattgacaaagaggatatatttgttacaggtggagggaacgaggagatgtggcagaccaaattggaggtggaaggatggaatgaaaaattttttgagcgatcggggcctgaacatacaagagggtgaaaggcgtgcaaggaatacagtgaattggaacgatgtggtatactgggtcgacctactgtcaatggattgaaccagggtatatgaagcgtctggggtaaaccatggaaagtttggtggggcctggatgtggaaagggagctgtggtttcagtgcattacacaaggctCTGAAACATGTTAACAAAAACCTTTCACAAGTGTCTTTCCATCATAAAAGCTACTGAAAGCCTTAAACAGACATTCTAGTCCTTTCCTGTCGATACATTATGCTTTTTCTAAATTTACAAAAGCTAAAAGTTTTTCATCTTTCTAAACCTTCCTCCAATAAAGGAACTATTACTACCAATACTGTTGTAAAATACCAGATTCAACTTACCGCCCTGTTCTCTAGATCAATCTTATTTCCAAGAACAACAAATGGGAAATGGTCAGGATCCCGTGGTGACGCCTGAATTAGAAATTCATCCCGCCATGAGTCAAGGGATTTGAAGGAGTTGGGCGATGTAACGTCATAACATAGAACACAGCAGTCTGCCCCACGGTAAAATGCAACACCTAATGACTGGAATCTTTCTTGCCCAGCTGTGTCCCAGATCTGCAATTTAAATATAACTGTTTAGCGGATGCTAACGGCCTTCACTGTACAAAAActttaatgataaaagaaaatcccAAAAAGAAGAGGCAACTCATCAAAACCATCCTTCAACATTCATGCAAGGTTGCACAATTAAATACTATCAAAAATTTTCATAAAAGTTCTTCAAAGGTTTTCCTACTTATCTGTCTTAGTGAATCAATGCCCTTTCCAGAGATTAATTATGACTTACCTGCATAGTAACAAGTCGGTCATCCACCATCACTTCTTTGGTGAGGAAGTCTGCTCCAATGGTTGCCTTATACTGATTGCTAAACTTTTTGTTGACAaattggttcatgagagatgTCTTTCCAACTCCTGAGTCCCCCAAGATAATCACCTTCAAAAGAATCTTCTTGCGAGATGCCATTCTGTGctgtaagaaaaaaaactaaTACAACTCAGCTAATATCAGTTAAGATGACAATTCTTCTGGTACATTAACTGCATGAATACTATAACTTCAATGATGAGTAATGCTATGAAATCCATCACTACTTCAGCCAATTCTCGAAAAAATATGTAATATTTATAGTACGCGTTTGTTAGTCAGTAGACTCTATCTACAGATATGACCAAGACATTCCTTAGGCACAATACTCCAAGTACTGTATTCATGAAAAAATCTCAGCAGACAAAAATTTCCACCACAACAGGTAACTAGCATTCCCAATAAACTATTTCTCTCACTAATAAGCCCAAAAGATACCAAACCAGAATTAGACAACCCTATCCTTATCCATCTTTCTGCTGTCTTCACAAATAACCAAACATCACTATGAGGGTGGCTCACACACAAATCAGAAGCTCAAACCAATGAGACATGCCCCTAGTCATAAATGTACACCAGTAATATAACTCCAACTCCAACAGGTGGTGAATCAAGGAAAAAGACAAGACTATGGCTTTCACCtcttaagtatacttatttacttGACCTTTTCTTCTTGATGTATAATTCCAAGTAAAAACAATAAGTTAATAAGAATCATACAAATTTAAAATAAAAGGCTAAAGTGCTACAGAGTATGCAGACAAGAATAGATGAAAATGCTGTAGAAAAATCACCCTAATGTAACTTTTGGACAGTCTACAAAATTTTTTTGCATATGCACTGTATAAATGAACATCCCCTCGCTAGAGAATACCATGTGATGGCAGAGTTACTGATGAAAGACACATTTGAGAACAGTCTCTTCCAAGTCAATAGACAAACATACTTAGTTGAATGTAAAACCACAAGTTTAAAGAATATGCATGCTACTACAAGTCTGCATCTATCATTCATAAACACAGCAATGCTCTGTGCATATGCAAACAATTATGCTAAGTACGTGATTATGTTTACACTGGGCTTAAAACTTTCAGCACATCACTATTACTACAATCACAATGACAACCAGCACATCACTATTACTAGAATCATACTGACAACCAAGTTGTTGGAATGCAAACCACTcttacatcctttaatgtaacCCAATTTTCTTTGACTATCAGAAGACACATATGGCTTATTATCCCTTTTCTTATCTGTATACTTTCAGACACTTCCATTCCATCTTACATTTATCTCGTTTTTTGTGAAATTCTGACTTCCCTGCATACAGGAAAACATTCACGTGATGTAGCTAGATTACTCTGCTTTCTGCAAAGCTATCTACTTTGTCACCCactctacatcttttttttttttacaaggctATCTACTTTGTCGCCCACtctacattttttctttacaaGACTATCTGCTTTGCCACCCACTCGACAAAGACTTTTACACAATAtaactattttcttttatacatgcctTATATGCAAAGGCTACCATTTAAAAGATACATGGGCTCAT
The sequence above is a segment of the Panulirus ornatus isolate Po-2019 chromosome 23, ASM3632096v1, whole genome shotgun sequence genome. Coding sequences within it:
- the Rab7 gene encoding ras-related protein Rab-7a, which translates into the protein MASRKKILLKVIILGDSGVGKTSLMNQFVNKKFSNQYKATIGADFLTKEVMVDDRLVTMQIWDTAGQERFQSLGVAFYRGADCCVLCYDVTSPNSFKSLDSWRDEFLIQASPRDPDHFPFVVLGNKIDLENRAVSAKRAQQWCHSKNEVPYFETSAKEAINVELAFQTIARNALAQESEVELYNEFPDQIKLTNDNKAKQDACSC